In a genomic window of Dyadobacter fermentans DSM 18053:
- a CDS encoding mechanosensitive ion channel family protein yields MKIEQFYNKAYTWILAKGPAVLIGIAVLIVGFWLIRLLSRWLTTHMYKRKIDPSLTPFLLSLTVTTLRVLLIVSVMQIVGIQMTIFAALIGAIGVAAGLALSGTLQNFTSGVLILILKPFHVGDNIVAQGQEGTVEAIKIFYTVVKTYDNRKVVIPNSKLSNEVIINISGSGNRRLDVEMKFNNSIDFGEVKKVINNVLDHAQSALKVPARRIGISSIEPDGYKVMVNVWLDAHGYVDTKMEIQEKIMEALKGSGLKLPGLS; encoded by the coding sequence ATGAAAATCGAGCAGTTTTATAACAAGGCTTACACCTGGATTTTAGCAAAGGGCCCTGCGGTCCTCATTGGTATAGCCGTACTCATCGTCGGCTTCTGGCTCATCCGGCTGCTGTCGCGCTGGCTGACCACACACATGTACAAACGCAAAATCGACCCTTCGCTAACCCCTTTCTTACTGAGCCTGACCGTCACCACGTTGCGTGTACTGCTGATCGTCTCAGTAATGCAGATTGTGGGCATTCAAATGACGATTTTTGCCGCATTAATCGGTGCAATAGGCGTTGCCGCGGGACTGGCGCTGTCGGGAACGCTGCAAAATTTCACGAGCGGCGTGCTTATTCTCATTCTCAAACCATTCCATGTGGGCGATAATATCGTGGCGCAGGGGCAGGAGGGGACCGTGGAGGCGATCAAGATTTTTTACACGGTGGTGAAAACCTATGATAACCGCAAAGTGGTGATCCCGAATAGCAAACTTTCAAACGAGGTGATCATCAACATCAGCGGGTCGGGCAACCGGCGGCTGGATGTGGAAATGAAATTCAACAACAGTATCGATTTCGGGGAGGTCAAAAAGGTCATCAACAATGTCCTCGATCATGCCCAAAGTGCCCTTAAAGTCCCCGCAAGGCGCATCGGGATATCCTCCATCGAGCCCGACGGCTACAAGGTAATGGTGAATGTGTGGCTGGATGCGCATGGTTATGTGGATACCAAAATGGAGATCCAGGAAAAAATCATGGAAGCGCTTAAAGGCTCCGGCCTGAAACTGCCCGGCCTCAGTTAA
- a CDS encoding AI-2E family transporter codes for MAPEFNNRIRQVSFLLIVTALAIIVFKQLYIFFPGFLGALTLYILCRRYYFHLTEKRKWNKSLTAILFMVLFMACIVAPVYLALQMVFQKVTGIMDNPEQVNQAIAAISRQLREWTGQDLLTKEATADMGKKAAGFIPAILNSSAMMLGNLLMILFLAYFMFKNGRSMERTIDDFIPLKHKNIDLLADETCGMVRANALGIPLISLIQGLVALLGYWVVGIEDFVLLGLITGFCAFFPVIGTALIWLPLVIFLFSKGESGKAIGLAAYSVTVIGNIDYVARITFLQKVGNVHPVITILGLIAGLKLFGFWGFIFGPLLISYLMLLVRIYKNEFSGSRSEPVKTTE; via the coding sequence ATGGCTCCCGAATTCAACAACCGCATCCGTCAGGTCAGTTTTCTGCTGATTGTCACCGCTTTGGCAATCATTGTTTTCAAACAACTTTACATATTCTTCCCCGGATTCCTGGGCGCTCTTACGCTCTACATCCTGTGCCGGAGGTATTATTTCCACCTCACCGAAAAGCGCAAGTGGAACAAAAGCCTCACGGCAATATTGTTTATGGTGCTTTTTATGGCGTGTATCGTGGCGCCGGTTTACCTGGCCTTGCAAATGGTTTTCCAGAAAGTCACGGGCATTATGGATAACCCGGAGCAGGTGAACCAGGCCATCGCCGCCATTTCCCGCCAGCTCCGCGAATGGACCGGCCAGGACCTGCTTACCAAAGAGGCTACCGCCGATATGGGCAAGAAAGCGGCAGGTTTTATTCCAGCTATACTCAATAGCTCGGCCATGATGCTCGGCAACCTGCTGATGATCCTTTTCCTGGCCTATTTTATGTTCAAAAACGGCCGGAGCATGGAGCGGACGATCGACGATTTCATTCCCCTTAAACACAAGAATATCGACCTCCTGGCCGATGAAACCTGCGGAATGGTGCGTGCCAATGCATTGGGCATCCCGCTGATCTCATTGATCCAGGGCCTGGTGGCATTACTAGGTTACTGGGTGGTAGGCATCGAAGATTTTGTGCTGCTCGGGCTCATTACCGGTTTCTGCGCCTTCTTCCCTGTGATCGGGACGGCGCTGATCTGGTTGCCATTGGTGATATTCCTTTTTTCAAAAGGCGAAAGCGGGAAAGCGATCGGTTTGGCGGCGTACAGCGTGACGGTGATCGGCAATATCGACTATGTGGCGCGTATCACATTCCTGCAAAAGGTCGGCAATGTACATCCCGTGATCACCATTCTAGGGCTCATCGCCGGTTTGAAACTGTTCGGTTTCTGGGGATTCATATTCGGGCCGCTGCTGATCAGCTATCTCATGCTGCTGGTGCGGATTTATAAAAACGAATTCAGCGGTTCACGCAGCGAGCCGGTCAAGACGACAGAATAG
- a CDS encoding LytR/AlgR family response regulator transcription factor gives MNRIKCLIIDDEPTTARVLEAYISELDSLELAGTFYSAVEALMYLQQNKIDLLFLDIMLPQVTGDAFLRMLPSRPRVIFVSSRRRKWKPGADDHILGCLMKPVAFEDFLITIDRFYETLPAVMRHAILSKPKRGGRDRGPFVYFFSGPAMVKVYLDEVMYVEGVKNHCKFTTTENEIIIHQGLTPIAKRLAGKGFMRIHRALVVAIDRITAFTDDTLEINGHILPVSAPYRGHVSRIARGGRSGG, from the coding sequence ATGAACAGAATAAAATGCCTGATCATCGACGATGAACCTACCACCGCACGCGTGCTCGAAGCTTATATCAGCGAACTGGATTCGCTCGAACTCGCGGGCACGTTTTACAGCGCCGTTGAAGCGCTGATGTATCTTCAACAAAACAAAATCGACTTGCTTTTCCTGGATATCATGCTACCCCAAGTAACCGGCGATGCGTTTCTCAGGATGCTGCCGAGCAGGCCGCGGGTGATTTTCGTCTCTTCACGGAGAAGAAAGTGGAAGCCCGGCGCCGACGATCATATCCTGGGCTGTCTCATGAAGCCGGTAGCATTCGAGGATTTCCTCATAACCATCGATCGTTTCTACGAAACGCTGCCCGCGGTAATGCGGCACGCCATTCTGAGCAAGCCCAAACGCGGCGGGCGCGACCGTGGGCCGTTCGTCTATTTCTTTTCGGGCCCGGCCATGGTGAAGGTTTATCTGGATGAAGTGATGTACGTGGAAGGCGTGAAGAACCATTGCAAATTCACGACTACCGAAAACGAGATCATCATTCACCAGGGATTGACACCCATTGCCAAGCGGTTGGCGGGGAAAGGGTTCATGCGCATACACCGGGCGCTCGTGGTAGCCATCGACAGGATTACCGCCTTCACAGACGACACGCTCGAAATCAATGGGCACATCCTGCCGGTGAGCGCGCCGTACCGGGGGCACGTGTCGCGCATTGCGCGCGGGGGACGGTCCGGCGGATAG
- a CDS encoding helix-turn-helix domain-containing protein, translating into MINGDESPRYPPVRHDHRQIDDRKRASLLDVMETNYMYNLSLEEYARISNRSLATFKRQFKSLFYTTPGKWLMARRLDYALLMLRTTRKNINEITLECGFENSSHFSRVFKERFGTSPLNYRKSRRAAI; encoded by the coding sequence ATGATCAACGGAGATGAATCCCCCCGATACCCGCCGGTCCGCCATGACCACCGGCAGATCGACGACCGCAAACGGGCGTCGCTGCTGGATGTGATGGAGACCAATTACATGTATAATCTGTCTTTGGAAGAGTATGCAAGAATTTCCAACCGGAGCCTGGCGACTTTCAAACGGCAATTCAAGAGCCTTTTTTATACGACACCCGGCAAATGGCTCATGGCCAGACGGCTGGATTATGCATTGCTGATGCTCCGTACCACCCGCAAAAACATCAACGAAATCACGCTGGAATGCGGCTTTGAAAACAGTTCCCATTTCAGCCGGGTCTTCAAAGAGCGGTTCGGCACATCGCCGCTCAATTACCGGAAATCGCGGCGCGCTGCGATATAA
- a CDS encoding FAD-binding oxidoreductase, which yields METKSTSMTVPHFRGRIITPGDADYETARKVHNGMVDKCPAFIVRCADETDVQQAIRFARDNDLLVAVRGGGHNGAGLGVCDQGLVIDLSAMRNVTVDPQARTVRAQGGCLLGDLDAAAHPHGLAVPTGINATTGIGGLTLGGGLGHLTRFGGLTIDNLLEANMVLANGEIVKASVTENEDLFWAIRGGGGNFGVVTSFLFRAHEVHTVYGGPMFWHMDDAKELMAWYQDFIKQAPESVGGFFAFHKIPPAPMFPEQYHLETMCGIVWCCVDEEEAAEVFDMVRAFRKPLIDAVGPLPVPALQTMFDDLFAPGLYWYWKGDFVKHLSPEVMDVHIRHAHKIPNFFSGMHLYPVNGAAGRVPNDATAWNYRDATWSMVIVGISPDPSEKELVTSFARNYWQELHPYGAGGAYVNFMMDEGADRVKATYGSNYEKLARIKAKYDPDNLFRVNQNIKPQ from the coding sequence ATGGAAACAAAAAGTACTTCCATGACAGTCCCGCATTTCAGGGGCAGAATCATCACCCCCGGCGATGCCGATTATGAAACCGCCAGGAAGGTCCACAACGGTATGGTGGACAAATGCCCCGCATTTATCGTCCGCTGTGCCGACGAGACGGACGTGCAGCAGGCCATCCGTTTCGCACGGGATAACGACCTGCTCGTGGCCGTGCGCGGCGGTGGGCACAACGGCGCCGGCCTCGGCGTATGTGACCAAGGGTTAGTCATCGACCTGTCTGCGATGCGCAATGTGACGGTTGATCCGCAGGCCCGCACCGTACGGGCGCAGGGTGGCTGCCTGCTCGGCGACCTCGACGCGGCCGCTCATCCGCACGGCCTGGCGGTGCCCACGGGGATCAATGCCACTACCGGCATCGGCGGCCTCACGCTCGGCGGCGGGCTGGGGCATCTGACGCGCTTCGGCGGGCTTACGATCGACAACCTCCTCGAAGCCAATATGGTACTGGCCAATGGCGAGATAGTAAAGGCCTCAGTTACCGAAAACGAGGACCTGTTCTGGGCCATCCGCGGCGGCGGGGGAAATTTTGGCGTGGTAACGTCCTTTCTTTTCAGGGCGCATGAGGTGCACACGGTGTACGGCGGGCCGATGTTCTGGCATATGGACGACGCGAAGGAGCTCATGGCGTGGTACCAGGATTTTATCAAACAGGCTCCCGAAAGTGTCGGCGGTTTCTTTGCATTTCACAAAATACCCCCCGCACCCATGTTCCCCGAGCAATACCACCTCGAAACCATGTGCGGGATCGTATGGTGCTGTGTGGATGAAGAAGAAGCGGCGGAGGTGTTCGACATGGTGCGGGCATTCAGAAAACCGCTCATAGACGCCGTGGGGCCATTACCGGTGCCGGCATTGCAAACCATGTTCGACGACCTTTTCGCGCCCGGATTGTACTGGTACTGGAAGGGCGATTTTGTAAAACATCTCAGCCCGGAAGTGATGGACGTGCACATCAGGCACGCACATAAAATCCCTAATTTTTTCTCGGGAATGCATCTGTACCCTGTAAACGGCGCCGCCGGCCGCGTTCCGAACGATGCCACCGCCTGGAACTACCGCGACGCCACGTGGTCGATGGTGATCGTGGGCATTTCACCCGATCCGTCTGAAAAAGAGCTCGTCACCTCTTTCGCCCGCAATTACTGGCAGGAACTCCACCCTTACGGCGCCGGCGGCGCGTATGTCAATTTCATGATGGATGAAGGCGCCGACCGCGTGAAGGCCACTTACGGCAGCAACTATGAAAAGCTGGCGCGCATCAAAGCCAAATACGACCCCGATAACCTCTTCCGCGTGAACCAGAATATCAAGCCCCAATAA
- a CDS encoding penicillin-binding protein 1A — protein MIQLKPGKYRRRILYLWRGFGIGLALLILYITAVNYNFFWLFGGMPDLKALENPKSEVASELISQDGKSLGKYLIENRSPVEISEISPNLINALLATEDTRFISHSGIDPRSLLRVVKGIVTGNSSSGGGSTLTQQVAKNLFNTRSEEFEGTLGKIPVVRIVIAKTKEWILSVILERKYTKQEIMQMYLNTVSFGNNAYGIKVAAKTYFNTDVADLDIPQSALLVGMLQNPTIFNPMRFPQNATNRRNTVLGQMAKYDYITDEDFNQLKEQPLGLEFAMETHANGPAPYFWESMRGYLKAWVKLYNEENGTDLNLYTSGLRIYTTIDSRMQTYMEEALTRHMKEQQKIFSEHWKGRNPWIDESGKEIPGFINTAVRRLPYFNLLKNKLGEEEAWKIMKKPYKMKVFSWDGEKEVTMSPIDSIKYYKRFLRAGMMAMDPRNGYVKAWVGGINFKHFQYDHVKQGKRQPGSTFKPFVYTAGLDKNFITPCEKIMDSPVTFHAGIDDVSEDYTPKNSNNVYSEQALSLRQALGKSVNSVTANIMKMVKANTVVDYAHKLGITSDLPATPALCLGTGDVSVFEMVSAYSSFANGGYKVMPMTILRIEDRYGKLLAEFHEQQSQELSAPMAYNMLYLMRGAVEDAGGTAGRLRQYGVTDGNEIAAKTGTSQNQSDGWFMGMTHNLVAGVWVGGEDRSIHFRTLALGQGGRVAMPAWGAFMQKVYNDQTLIQYRKGPFPRPEGYTGECATDSTIVPDEIYTPPAKSDDEGVLF, from the coding sequence ATGATTCAATTGAAACCCGGAAAATACCGGCGTCGCATTCTATACCTGTGGCGGGGCTTCGGCATTGGACTGGCGCTGCTGATTTTATACATTACCGCCGTCAACTACAATTTTTTCTGGCTGTTCGGCGGCATGCCCGACCTGAAAGCGCTGGAAAACCCCAAAAGCGAAGTCGCTTCGGAGCTGATCTCGCAGGATGGCAAATCACTCGGCAAATACCTGATCGAAAACCGCTCGCCGGTGGAGATATCCGAAATTTCGCCGAATCTCATCAATGCATTGCTCGCCACGGAGGATACCCGTTTTATCAGCCACTCGGGCATCGACCCGCGCAGTTTGCTGCGCGTTGTAAAGGGCATTGTTACCGGCAATTCCAGCTCCGGCGGCGGCAGTACCCTCACCCAGCAGGTCGCCAAAAACCTGTTTAACACGCGTTCAGAGGAGTTTGAAGGCACATTGGGCAAAATTCCCGTAGTGCGCATTGTGATCGCCAAAACGAAGGAGTGGATTCTTTCCGTGATTCTTGAAAGGAAATATACCAAACAGGAGATCATGCAAATGTACCTGAACACCGTGTCGTTCGGGAACAATGCCTACGGGATTAAAGTGGCTGCCAAAACGTATTTCAATACCGACGTCGCGGATCTCGACATTCCGCAATCCGCATTGCTGGTAGGCATGCTGCAGAACCCGACGATCTTCAACCCGATGCGGTTCCCGCAGAACGCCACCAACCGCCGCAATACCGTGCTGGGGCAAATGGCGAAGTACGATTACATTACCGACGAGGATTTCAACCAGCTGAAAGAGCAACCGCTCGGATTGGAATTTGCGATGGAAACGCACGCCAACGGCCCGGCGCCATATTTCTGGGAGTCGATGCGGGGCTATCTAAAAGCGTGGGTGAAGCTGTACAACGAGGAAAACGGCACCGACCTGAACCTCTACACCAGCGGTTTGCGCATTTACACGACCATCGACTCGCGCATGCAGACCTACATGGAAGAAGCGCTCACGCGCCACATGAAGGAGCAGCAGAAGATTTTCAGCGAACACTGGAAAGGCCGCAACCCGTGGATCGACGAGAGCGGCAAGGAAATTCCGGGTTTCATCAACACCGCCGTGCGCCGGCTGCCTTATTTCAATCTCCTGAAAAACAAGCTGGGAGAGGAAGAGGCCTGGAAAATCATGAAGAAGCCTTACAAAATGAAGGTATTCTCGTGGGACGGCGAGAAAGAAGTAACCATGAGCCCGATCGACTCCATTAAATACTACAAACGCTTCCTGCGCGCCGGTATGATGGCCATGGACCCGCGCAACGGGTATGTGAAGGCATGGGTAGGAGGGATCAACTTCAAACACTTTCAGTACGACCACGTGAAGCAGGGCAAACGGCAGCCCGGCTCGACGTTCAAGCCGTTCGTTTACACGGCGGGGCTGGACAAAAACTTTATCACTCCCTGCGAAAAGATCATGGATTCTCCGGTGACATTCCACGCCGGTATCGACGACGTATCGGAAGATTATACACCCAAAAACTCCAACAACGTGTATTCCGAACAGGCGCTTTCGCTGCGGCAGGCATTGGGGAAATCGGTGAACTCGGTAACGGCCAATATCATGAAAATGGTGAAAGCCAACACCGTCGTGGATTATGCGCATAAGCTGGGCATCACGAGCGATCTCCCCGCGACGCCCGCCCTGTGCCTGGGCACGGGCGATGTGTCGGTCTTCGAAATGGTATCGGCCTATTCGTCGTTTGCCAATGGTGGTTATAAGGTAATGCCAATGACGATTCTGCGTATTGAAGACCGGTACGGAAAGCTGCTGGCCGAGTTTCATGAGCAGCAAAGCCAGGAACTCAGTGCGCCTATGGCCTATAATATGCTTTACCTGATGCGCGGCGCGGTGGAAGACGCGGGCGGCACGGCGGGCCGGTTGCGCCAGTACGGCGTGACGGATGGCAATGAGATCGCCGCGAAAACCGGAACATCGCAAAACCAGTCGGATGGCTGGTTTATGGGCATGACCCACAACCTCGTGGCAGGTGTGTGGGTAGGCGGCGAAGACCGCAGCATTCACTTTCGTACGCTCGCGCTCGGGCAGGGCGGCCGCGTGGCAATGCCGGCCTGGGGTGCATTCATGCAGAAAGTTTACAACGACCAAACGCTCATCCAATACCGCAAAGGCCCATTCCCTCGCCCGGAAGGCTACACGGGCGAATGCGCGACCGATTCTACGATCGTGCCGGACGAGATATACACGCCTCCGGCCAAGTCGGATGATGAAGGCGTCTTATTCTGA
- a CDS encoding helix-turn-helix domain-containing protein has product MEHYKSISELHRASNMSAPESPMISMFTCDELKSCSLGRREFTTDFYMIAFKKIKAGHVLYGRTKYDHENGSMLFAKPRQVVEMNNIELEEKGFMLYVHEDFLTGHPLHSEIRKYGFFDYEANEALHLSEREEQIIWDLFSKIQMEYFNNTDEYSRDIMLTHLDSMLKYSQRFYKRQFINRTQLSGTTVSRFNDSLAHYFEDGNFQEKGLPSVKLMADMLNTSPRYLSDLLKQETGKTAIELIHIFLVSEAKNLLLSSDKTVAETAYLLGFENPPYFSRLFKKETGFSPNEYKKRVEYPGQPGVA; this is encoded by the coding sequence ATGGAACATTATAAAAGCATCAGTGAGCTGCACCGGGCCAGCAATATGTCCGCGCCCGAAAGTCCGATGATCAGCATGTTCACCTGCGACGAGCTGAAAAGCTGCTCGCTGGGCCGCCGCGAGTTTACGACGGACTTTTACATGATCGCATTTAAAAAGATCAAGGCCGGGCATGTCCTGTACGGCCGCACGAAATACGATCATGAAAACGGTTCGATGCTTTTTGCAAAGCCGCGCCAGGTGGTTGAAATGAATAATATCGAACTGGAAGAAAAGGGATTTATGCTTTATGTGCATGAAGATTTCCTGACCGGCCACCCGCTGCATTCCGAAATCCGCAAATACGGCTTTTTCGATTATGAGGCCAACGAGGCATTGCATTTATCGGAACGCGAGGAGCAGATTATCTGGGACCTGTTCAGTAAAATCCAGATGGAGTATTTCAATAACACCGACGAATACAGCCGAGACATTATGCTCACCCACCTGGATTCGATGCTTAAATATTCGCAGCGTTTTTATAAAAGACAATTCATTAACCGCACGCAGCTCTCGGGCACCACGGTTTCGCGATTTAACGATAGTCTTGCCCATTATTTCGAAGATGGCAATTTCCAGGAAAAGGGGCTGCCGTCCGTGAAACTGATGGCCGATATGCTCAACACCTCGCCGCGCTATCTGAGTGACTTGCTCAAACAGGAAACGGGTAAAACGGCCATTGAACTGATCCACATTTTCCTCGTTTCGGAAGCCAAAAACCTGTTGCTCAGCAGCGATAAAACCGTAGCCGAGACGGCTTACCTGCTGGGTTTCGAAAATCCGCCCTATTTTTCAAGGCTATTCAAAAAAGAAACCGGTTTCAGTCCGAACGAATATAAAAAGCGGGTGGAGTATCCGGGACAGCCGGGCGTGGCCTGA
- a CDS encoding SDR family NAD(P)-dependent oxidoreductase, whose product MSKTIFITGASKGFGRIWTEAFLERGDKVAATARNTETLADLAAQYPDTLLPIQLNVNDRAASFTAVNRAAAHFGSLDVVINNAGYGLFGAIEETSEQQARDQIETNVFGLLWVTQAAIPVMRAQGGGHILQVSSVLGVATLPVLGLYNASKWAVEGLSETLASEVKDFGIKVTIVEPNGFSTDWGGASAFHTEANPLYEDVKASLYAGLTPDTIGKPEATAEAILKVVDEENPPLRIFLGKVGFPWLSQVYADRLATWEEWKEVADAAHGHATV is encoded by the coding sequence ATGTCAAAAACAATTTTTATCACCGGCGCTTCCAAAGGATTCGGCCGTATATGGACCGAGGCTTTTTTGGAAAGAGGGGACAAAGTAGCGGCCACCGCCCGCAATACTGAAACCCTGGCCGACCTCGCCGCGCAATACCCCGATACATTACTGCCCATTCAGCTCAATGTGAACGACCGCGCGGCCAGCTTCACCGCCGTGAACCGGGCCGCCGCCCATTTCGGATCGCTCGATGTCGTGATCAACAATGCCGGTTACGGCTTGTTCGGGGCGATCGAGGAAACCAGCGAACAGCAGGCCCGCGACCAGATCGAAACCAACGTATTCGGTTTGCTATGGGTGACGCAGGCCGCCATTCCCGTGATGCGGGCGCAGGGCGGCGGGCATATCCTGCAAGTATCTAGCGTGCTGGGCGTGGCAACACTGCCGGTGCTGGGCCTGTATAATGCTTCCAAATGGGCAGTTGAGGGCCTTAGCGAAACACTGGCTTCGGAAGTGAAAGACTTTGGTATTAAGGTTACCATCGTGGAGCCGAACGGCTTCTCTACCGACTGGGGCGGCGCTTCGGCCTTCCACACCGAGGCTAATCCATTGTATGAAGACGTGAAGGCCTCGCTCTACGCGGGACTCACACCCGACACCATCGGCAAGCCCGAAGCAACCGCGGAGGCCATTCTGAAAGTGGTCGACGAAGAAAATCCCCCATTGCGAATTTTCCTCGGAAAAGTAGGGTTTCCATGGTTGAGCCAGGTATATGCCGACCGCCTCGCGACCTGGGAAGAATGGAAAGAAGTAGCGGACGCCGCGCACGGTCATGCAACTGTCTGA
- a CDS encoding GAF domain-containing protein, with protein MKNEVLDVSGMRALPLDLDSAISFMLYIRFLEQRVAEEKTLKSTFYQTILDHFYGNHLPQGDVPLGEAHQYSDFFEYVYSSLSAPLASEHKLAWGMCMPLYPNIFYGTDLLFDMLNIQSAEATFELQKRPEDYQRERLHLIYTLILQRLYNFQVPVKIEQYHAWTDTETGLFRYYEVLVSPEFVEVSAKVPLPELNFVEIYAHFSEKDGHLQLQKVLPLDMFRFRGFAVVSVSDVTARMAVENIKKVQFNRVRGDSPNRYQRIIQSLKTLVQNNRIEFDLFPFVRVNGQAVYGYGQAGTGVLFQIWGENRLTPEEFRRQAEGYAAKPNSFFSPDIQGDDEQQIGWLTPFRNLNVRSLALVPLFFEDKLVGVLCMHTWENERFDEKKLASLEMAFAPVAQLLNIYIEEFNLELESIIKEKFTSIQPAVQWKFNEAAWHYLHRRKKGLPEVNENIAFFDVFPLYGAIDIRNSTSERNAAIRADLGHYLQTLDELLKALDGLDRSSLMQELRFHCTKWQQTLNQGDLSSTSENNLNVFLNEEARNYLLHLSQQDARTTPLVNEYLRMTHSAQGEVHRHREALDRSMECINTAVNSYFEDQKEALQQSYPCYFEKFRTDGIEYDIYIGQSIAPDRPFSHFHLKNLRLWQLSSMIEVAKLTRGLLDGMPKELHTTQLIFVHNHMIDISFRSDERKFDVEGAYNIRYQMIKKRIDKVRIRHSQERLTQPDKIALIYLHHRDIEDYLPFIHYLQETNALEPVIEELELEDLQGLSGLRALRLGIAY; from the coding sequence ATGAAAAACGAAGTACTCGACGTATCCGGCATGAGGGCGCTCCCGCTCGACCTCGACTCAGCCATTTCCTTTATGCTCTACATCCGCTTCCTCGAACAGCGCGTGGCGGAGGAGAAAACGCTCAAATCGACGTTCTACCAAACCATACTCGACCATTTTTACGGCAATCACCTGCCGCAGGGCGACGTGCCGCTCGGCGAAGCCCACCAATACAGTGATTTTTTCGAATATGTTTACAGCAGCCTGTCGGCACCGCTGGCGTCGGAACATAAGCTGGCCTGGGGCATGTGCATGCCATTGTATCCGAACATTTTCTATGGCACCGACCTGCTGTTCGATATGCTGAACATCCAGTCGGCCGAGGCCACTTTCGAATTGCAGAAGCGCCCCGAGGATTACCAGCGCGAACGGCTGCACCTGATATACACGCTTATTTTACAACGGCTTTATAATTTCCAGGTACCCGTCAAAATAGAGCAATACCACGCCTGGACGGACACCGAAACGGGGCTTTTCCGCTATTACGAGGTGCTGGTAAGCCCCGAGTTCGTGGAAGTTTCGGCGAAAGTGCCATTGCCCGAGCTCAACTTCGTTGAGATTTATGCGCATTTCAGCGAAAAGGACGGCCATTTGCAGCTTCAAAAAGTGCTGCCGCTGGACATGTTCCGGTTCCGCGGCTTTGCCGTCGTGTCGGTTTCGGACGTTACCGCGCGAATGGCTGTTGAAAACATTAAAAAGGTGCAGTTCAACCGCGTGCGCGGCGATAGCCCGAACCGCTACCAGCGCATTATCCAGTCGCTCAAAACGCTTGTCCAAAACAACCGCATCGAGTTCGATCTTTTCCCTTTCGTACGCGTGAACGGGCAAGCGGTGTATGGCTACGGGCAGGCGGGCACGGGCGTGCTGTTTCAGATATGGGGTGAAAACCGCCTCACGCCCGAAGAATTCCGCCGGCAGGCCGAAGGCTATGCAGCAAAGCCCAACTCCTTCTTTTCGCCGGATATCCAGGGCGACGACGAGCAGCAGATCGGCTGGCTGACGCCCTTCCGCAATCTGAATGTGCGATCGCTGGCCCTGGTGCCGCTGTTTTTTGAAGACAAACTCGTTGGCGTGCTCTGCATGCACACGTGGGAGAACGAACGGTTCGACGAAAAGAAACTGGCGTCGCTCGAAATGGCCTTTGCGCCCGTGGCCCAGCTGCTCAACATTTATATAGAGGAATTCAACCTCGAACTGGAAAGCATTATCAAGGAAAAATTCACGTCCATTCAGCCCGCCGTGCAATGGAAGTTCAATGAAGCGGCTTGGCATTATCTGCACCGCCGGAAAAAAGGCTTGCCGGAGGTGAATGAAAACATTGCGTTTTTCGACGTGTTCCCGCTGTACGGCGCCATAGACATCCGGAATTCTACCAGCGAACGCAATGCGGCCATCCGCGCCGACCTTGGCCATTACCTTCAAACGCTCGACGAATTGCTTAAAGCTCTGGACGGCCTCGACCGCTCGTCGCTCATGCAGGAACTGCGCTTCCACTGCACCAAATGGCAGCAGACGCTCAACCAGGGCGACCTGAGCAGCACTTCCGAAAACAACCTGAATGTGTTCCTGAACGAGGAAGCGCGGAATTACCTGCTGCATTTGTCGCAACAAGACGCGCGAACCACGCCGCTCGTGAACGAATACCTGCGCATGACCCATTCCGCGCAAGGCGAGGTGCATCGCCACCGCGAAGCGCTCGACCGCTCGATGGAATGCATTAACACGGCCGTAAACAGTTATTTCGAAGACCAGAAAGAAGCCTTGCAGCAGTCGTATCCGTGCTATTTTGAGAAATTCAGGACGGATGGGATCGAGTATGACATCTACATCGGCCAATCCATTGCGCCCGACAGGCCGTTCAGCCATTTTCATCTCAAAAATCTGCGGTTATGGCAACTATCATCGATGATCGAGGTAGCCAAACTCACGCGCGGGCTGCTGGACGGAATGCCTAAGGAATTGCACACGACACAGCTGATATTCGTCCACAACCACATGATCGACATCAGTTTCCGCAGCGACGAACGGAAGTTCGACGTAGAAGGCGCCTACAATATCCGCTACCAGATGATCAAGAAGCGGATCGACAAGGTGCGGATCAGGCATTCGCAGGAACGCCTCACGCAGCCCGACAAGATTGCGCTCATTTACCTGCATCACCGTGACATTGAGGATTACCTGCCATTTATCCATTATTTGCAGGAAACAAATGCCCTCGAACCGGTTATAGAAGAACTGGAACTGGAAGACTTGCAGGGACTCAGCGGCCTGCGAGCGCTGCGGCTGGGAATTGCATATTGA